A region from the Candidatus Thiothrix putei genome encodes:
- a CDS encoding ATP-binding protein, with translation MKNPNRIETPQFSLNAVFEAVVNAVAHRDYSIYGSKIRLHLFADRLELFSPGAIPNTMTVDSLPERQSARNELLCSLLAKCPMNVDAIGSQRNFIMDKRGEGVPIILSESEQLAGKRPVYRLIDDAELLLTIFAAPSPHGD, from the coding sequence GTGAAAAACCCCAACCGCATTGAAACGCCGCAATTCTCCCTCAATGCCGTGTTTGAGGCGGTGGTGAACGCGGTTGCCCATCGGGATTATTCCATTTACGGCTCAAAAATCCGCTTGCACCTGTTTGCCGATCGGCTGGAACTGTTTTCACCGGGAGCCATCCCCAACACCATGACGGTGGACAGCCTGCCCGAACGGCAATCAGCGCGGAATGAACTGCTGTGTTCCTTGCTGGCGAAATGTCCGATGAATGTGGACGCGATTGGCTCGCAGCGCAATTTCATCATGGATAAGCGCGGCGAAGGTGTGCCGATTATCCTCTCAGAAAGTGAACAGTTGGCGGGCAAACGTCCGGTTTACCGGCTGATTGATGATGCGGAACTGTTACTGACGATTTTTGCTGCGCCATCGCCGCATGGGGATTAG
- a CDS encoding SWIM zinc finger family protein, with the protein MAKLTRTWWGEKFLNVLAISMDSGRLGRGRAYSGPNRLLTFAINGAVAKATVRGNVNPYFGVYKEPRYQVEVKLKPFSAQDWDKLIDAISQNAACLSQLLLNEMPTAIENVFAQQNLHLLPQRSTDLISQCSCPDYASPCKHVAGVYYKLASLLDRDPLLLFQLRGMDPVRLQEKLAASPLGKALLEQRGEGKQALEYQTHRYPDPPRQPLAATGLKAFWQGSAPLPLVNASGKAATPAVLVKKGGDYPAFWERDSSFIGVMEALYITVTDKNRAVL; encoded by the coding sequence ATGGCTAAACTCACCCGTACTTGGTGGGGGGAGAAATTCCTCAACGTGCTTGCCATCAGCATGGACAGCGGGCGGCTGGGGCGCGGCAGGGCTTATTCCGGCCCCAACCGGCTACTCACGTTCGCCATCAATGGCGCGGTTGCCAAGGCCACGGTGCGCGGCAACGTCAACCCGTATTTTGGGGTCTACAAGGAACCGCGTTATCAGGTTGAGGTAAAGCTGAAACCGTTTTCCGCCCAAGACTGGGACAAGCTGATTGACGCCATCAGCCAGAATGCGGCGTGTTTGTCACAGTTGCTGCTGAATGAAATGCCCACGGCGATTGAAAACGTGTTTGCCCAACAAAACCTGCACCTGTTACCCCAACGCAGCACTGACCTGATTAGCCAGTGTTCATGCCCCGATTACGCCTCGCCCTGCAAGCATGTGGCAGGTGTTTATTACAAGCTGGCCTCGTTGCTTGACCGTGACCCGCTGCTGCTGTTCCAGCTACGTGGGATGGATCCTGTCAGGCTACAGGAAAAGCTGGCGGCCTCCCCCTTGGGCAAAGCCTTGCTGGAACAGCGCGGCGAGGGTAAGCAAGCACTGGAATACCAGACTCACCGCTATCCTGACCCACCCCGGCAACCCTTGGCAGCCACTGGCCTGAAAGCGTTTTGGCAGGGATCAGCCCCCTTGCCGTTGGTCAATGCCAGCGGCAAAGCGGCAACCCCGGCAGTCCTGGTCAAAAAAGGTGGGGATTACCCGGCATTCTGGGAGCGGGACAGCTCGTTTATTGGGGTAATGGAGGCTCTTTACATCACTGTGACCGACAAGAACAGGGCGGTGTTGTAA
- a CDS encoding DEAD/DEAH box helicase produces MDVCHGTWVPASDSDFNNHGQFIFWVETPAQPRSKIKEGIHPNHLSKDAALGDFLTSALSLNKATLLALQPKSATFHTTLPTHEGQPLPSMEMAQLTGEYPPDEYTWQTWAINGKAIGKPLLFLRELQFIASTKQPGFRLGSDLLFWMQYAQQLRNVIRQHQFLPVMKCHQPAGKKAHLSIDTGWSPVGSLYERGLQEFAAAMPGICTTVSSQAPTQATPANQPSGWEAVALLRHFSEQQLEELVASTSITKQVLQQLGDSWLLDAAGYTVSGIRKMVGADSGLTAEQWQQWYAWQRGIVGQTQDAGFVLGLRLHPADSGANAAWWLGFFVESSHDPSLKMELSEWWALSSAKQKQWQQHFGQQFERNLLVNLGHAARMCPLLWQGMESPQPTGLSLDLQTAYEFLKNDAAVLESAGFKIALPSWWTPQGRKRARIRIKASGKSAPSQAKDSGTGYFSLPSLVQYQYELSVGGETVTAQEWQALVNAKTPLVQFRGEWMELDSAQMEQLLALWQQQEQDGGSAASISDLLKQIAEADDHTTEFAFDEVLDDLLGRLQQQRGIELLDNPAGLQGQLRAYQKQGLSWLAAQEALGLNPCLADDMGLGKTIQVIALLLHERNQLTPEQQASLPPTLLIAPTSVLSNWQKEMEKFAPSLRSLIHHGSDRADKPKPFKEGAAAHDVVITSFTIARKDSALLKQQHWQRIVVDEAQNIKNPKSAQAKAIYALDAPHRIAMTGTPIENRLMDMWSLFHFLNPGYLGNATQFKRAYETPIQREGDAQRSSQLQRLIQPFILRRLKTDKSIIDDLPDKVEQKVYCNLTKEQASLYQAVVDDVQQQLEDAEGIQRKGLILSTLMKLKQICNHPAQFLQDGSAFTETRSHKLARLSEMVEEALEEADSLLLFTQFTEVGSQLEKLLREKHSCPVYYLHGGTSRQRREQMIGSFQDPDTPAGIFILSLKAGGVGITLTRANHVFHFDRWWNPAVENQATDRAYRIGQQKTVFAHKMVTLGTLEERIDKMLEDKQALANSIIGTDENWLTEMDNAAFRQLIQLNRSTIMEA; encoded by the coding sequence ATGGATGTTTGTCATGGAACATGGGTTCCCGCCAGCGATAGTGATTTCAACAATCACGGTCAGTTCATTTTCTGGGTTGAGACACCCGCTCAACCCCGCAGCAAAATCAAGGAAGGCATTCACCCTAACCACCTATCCAAAGACGCTGCCTTAGGAGATTTCCTGACCTCGGCTTTGTCGCTCAATAAGGCCACGCTGCTGGCTCTCCAGCCAAAATCCGCCACGTTCCATACCACTTTACCCACTCATGAAGGGCAGCCCTTGCCCAGCATGGAAATGGCGCAACTGACCGGTGAATACCCACCGGATGAGTACACCTGGCAGACCTGGGCTATCAACGGTAAGGCCATCGGCAAACCGTTGCTGTTCCTGCGCGAATTACAGTTTATTGCCAGCACGAAACAACCCGGTTTTCGCTTGGGCAGTGATTTGCTGTTCTGGATGCAATACGCCCAGCAGTTGCGCAACGTGATCCGCCAACACCAATTCTTGCCGGTGATGAAATGCCACCAACCTGCGGGCAAAAAGGCGCATTTAAGCATTGATACCGGGTGGTCGCCCGTAGGCAGCCTGTATGAACGTGGCCTACAGGAGTTTGCTGCCGCCATGCCCGGTATTTGCACAACGGTCAGTAGCCAAGCCCCCACACAGGCAACACCCGCCAACCAACCGTCCGGTTGGGAAGCGGTGGCATTACTCCGGCATTTTTCCGAACAGCAACTGGAAGAGCTGGTGGCAAGCACCAGCATCACCAAACAGGTACTGCAACAACTGGGGGATAGCTGGTTACTGGACGCAGCAGGCTATACCGTCAGCGGCATCCGCAAAATGGTGGGTGCTGATAGTGGCCTGACGGCTGAACAATGGCAGCAATGGTACGCCTGGCAACGCGGTATCGTGGGGCAAACACAGGATGCCGGTTTTGTGCTGGGTTTGCGTTTACATCCAGCCGACAGCGGTGCAAATGCAGCGTGGTGGCTGGGTTTCTTTGTCGAGTCCAGCCACGACCCTTCCCTGAAAATGGAACTGTCCGAGTGGTGGGCCTTATCCAGTGCCAAGCAAAAACAATGGCAGCAACATTTTGGGCAACAGTTTGAGCGTAACCTGCTGGTCAACCTGGGACACGCCGCACGGATGTGCCCCTTACTATGGCAAGGCATGGAATCCCCCCAGCCCACCGGCCTGAGCCTTGACTTGCAGACCGCCTACGAGTTCCTGAAAAACGATGCCGCCGTGCTGGAATCTGCCGGGTTCAAGATTGCCTTGCCAAGCTGGTGGACACCGCAAGGCCGCAAACGGGCGCGTATCCGCATCAAGGCTTCCGGCAAGTCAGCACCTTCACAGGCCAAGGACAGCGGCACGGGTTACTTTTCCCTGCCTTCACTGGTGCAATACCAGTACGAACTGTCCGTCGGTGGTGAAACTGTCACAGCGCAGGAATGGCAAGCACTGGTGAATGCCAAAACCCCGTTGGTGCAGTTCCGTGGTGAATGGATGGAGCTGGATAGCGCCCAGATGGAACAACTGTTGGCCTTATGGCAACAACAGGAACAGGATGGCGGCAGTGCGGCCTCAATCAGTGACTTGCTCAAACAGATCGCTGAAGCCGATGACCATACCACTGAATTTGCTTTTGATGAGGTGCTGGACGACCTGCTGGGGCGGCTGCAACAGCAACGCGGCATTGAGTTGCTGGATAATCCCGCTGGTTTGCAAGGCCAGTTAAGGGCTTACCAAAAACAGGGCTTGTCATGGCTGGCAGCGCAGGAAGCCTTGGGGCTTAACCCTTGTTTGGCGGACGACATGGGTCTGGGTAAAACGATTCAGGTCATCGCGTTATTGCTGCACGAACGCAACCAGCTAACCCCCGAACAGCAGGCAAGCTTGCCGCCTACCTTGCTGATTGCGCCAACCTCGGTGTTAAGCAACTGGCAAAAGGAAATGGAAAAGTTTGCCCCGTCACTGCGCAGCCTGATCCATCATGGCAGTGACCGCGCTGACAAGCCCAAACCCTTCAAGGAAGGCGCTGCCGCCCATGACGTGGTAATCACCTCCTTCACCATCGCCCGCAAGGACAGCGCCTTGCTCAAACAACAACACTGGCAGCGTATCGTGGTGGACGAAGCCCAGAACATCAAAAACCCCAAGTCCGCCCAAGCCAAGGCCATTTATGCACTGGATGCCCCGCACCGCATTGCCATGACCGGCACACCGATAGAAAACCGCCTGATGGACATGTGGTCGTTGTTCCACTTCCTCAACCCCGGCTACCTGGGCAACGCCACCCAGTTCAAACGGGCGTATGAAACCCCGATCCAGCGCGAGGGTGACGCGCAGCGTTCCAGCCAATTACAGCGCCTGATCCAGCCGTTCATTTTGCGCCGCCTGAAAACCGACAAGTCGATTATTGATGACCTGCCCGACAAGGTTGAACAAAAGGTCTACTGCAACCTGACCAAGGAACAGGCTTCCCTGTACCAAGCGGTGGTGGATGATGTGCAGCAACAGCTTGAGGATGCCGAGGGCATCCAGCGTAAAGGCTTGATCCTGTCAACGCTGATGAAACTCAAGCAGATTTGTAACCATCCCGCCCAGTTCTTGCAGGACGGCAGTGCCTTCACTGAAACCCGTTCACACAAGCTGGCCCGCCTGAGTGAAATGGTCGAGGAAGCACTGGAGGAAGCCGACAGTTTGCTGCTCTTTACCCAATTTACTGAAGTCGGCAGCCAACTGGAAAAACTGTTGCGTGAGAAACATAGCTGCCCCGTTTACTACCTGCACGGTGGCACCAGCCGCCAACGCCGTGAACAGATGATCGGGAGTTTTCAAGATCCCGACACCCCGGCGGGCATCTTCATCCTGTCCCTGAAAGCCGGGGGTGTCGGTATCACCCTGACACGGGCAAACCATGTATTCCATTTTGACCGCTGGTGGAACCCTGCGGTTGAAAACCAAGCCACTGACCGTGCTTACCGTATCGGTCAGCAAAAGACCGTGTTTGCCCATAAAATGGTGACACTGGGCACACTGGAAGAACGCATCGACAAGATGCTTGAAGACAAACAAGCGCTGGCAAACAGCATTATCGGCACGGATGAGAACTGGCTGACCGAAATGGACAATGCCGCTTTCCGGCAGCTCATCCAGCTAAACCGCAGCACCATTATGGAGGCTTAA
- a CDS encoding RNA-guided endonuclease TnpB family protein has protein sequence MIISHKIRLDPNHKQATYLAKAAGTARFAYNWALAEWQTQYAAWKDDNTQPKPNQMGLRRQLNAIKREQFPWMLEVTKNAPQMAIIQLGAAFKNFFAGRAKYPQFKKKGKSRDSFTLTNDQFAIDACRIRIPNLGLVRMRETLRFSGKILSATVSRTADQWFASITVDTTSNHLPPAENQGAVGVDLGVSALATLSTGEKVVGAKPHKALLSRLKRLSRSLSRKVKGSANRHKAKQKLAKLHARIANIRQNSLHQLTTDLTRRFHTIGIENLNVSGMVKNRHLSRAISDMGFFEFRRQLEYKAGMRGAVVVVADRFFASSKTCSASGCGHKVEKLPLSVREWTCPDCRAVHDRDINAAKNLKKYAVSYTVSACGGEGSGLGRKPKTKPAPVKQEFNTMTTFS, from the coding sequence ATGATCATCAGCCACAAAATCCGCCTTGACCCCAACCATAAGCAAGCGACGTACTTGGCGAAAGCCGCTGGTACAGCACGGTTCGCCTACAACTGGGCGTTGGCAGAATGGCAAACCCAATACGCCGCATGGAAAGACGATAACACCCAGCCAAAACCCAACCAAATGGGCTTGCGCCGCCAATTGAACGCCATCAAACGCGAACAATTCCCCTGGATGCTGGAAGTCACCAAAAACGCCCCGCAAATGGCGATTATCCAACTCGGTGCAGCTTTCAAGAACTTCTTTGCGGGGCGAGCCAAGTACCCGCAATTCAAAAAGAAAGGCAAAAGCCGCGACAGTTTCACCCTCACCAATGACCAGTTTGCCATCGACGCTTGCCGCATCCGCATTCCCAACCTTGGGTTAGTGCGGATGCGGGAAACGTTACGCTTTTCCGGTAAAATTCTCTCTGCCACGGTTTCCCGCACCGCTGACCAGTGGTTCGCCAGCATCACCGTGGATACCACCTCAAACCACCTCCCGCCTGCTGAAAACCAAGGCGCAGTGGGGGTAGATTTGGGTGTATCCGCACTGGCAACGCTGTCAACGGGGGAAAAAGTGGTCGGGGCGAAGCCGCATAAAGCCTTGCTTTCCCGCCTAAAACGGCTTTCGCGCAGCCTGTCCCGTAAGGTCAAAGGCAGTGCCAACCGTCACAAGGCGAAGCAGAAGCTGGCAAAACTTCACGCACGTATCGCCAATATCCGCCAAAACAGTTTGCACCAACTCACCACGGATTTGACCCGCCGTTTTCACACCATCGGCATTGAAAACTTGAACGTATCGGGCATGGTGAAAAACCGTCATTTATCCCGTGCCATCAGTGACATGGGATTCTTCGAGTTCCGGCGGCAACTGGAATACAAGGCAGGAATGCGGGGTGCGGTGGTCGTGGTGGCTGATCGGTTTTTTGCTTCGAGCAAGACGTGTTCTGCTTCTGGCTGTGGGCATAAAGTGGAAAAGCTACCGCTGTCGGTGCGTGAATGGACTTGCCCTGACTGTCGTGCAGTTCATGACCGTGACATCAATGCCGCCAAAAATTTGAAAAAATATGCCGTGAGTTACACGGTGTCTGCCTGTGGAGGGGAAGGCTCTGGTCTTGGGCGCAAGCCGAAGACGAAACCAGCCCCCGTGAAGCAGGAATTCAACACCATGACTACTTTTAGTTAG
- a CDS encoding CHAT domain-containing protein, which produces MQSAHLPIVLLLGAKSTLKPLASIPAELSTLKALLEARQTDIAPFAIQYEPYFTQEQLKTTLDQLAGRVAILHFAGHSDGGALLSDDKAVYAQHLATHISTWSRPPDLIFLNGCHNAAQVEGFHAAGVPVVIATHRAIDDGQAAGFAREFYAALLADGGQVALQAAFTRAGSKVLLSEARQARSLDIDAFKQDGEQAWDWGLFPRQPQQAEWTLRQLLTQERPRFDANGVLLNPCRGLEAFREEDRAYFFGREALTGELCEKIPATRLFALWGASGSGKSSLVSAGVIPRLRETGDWLILKTRPGNAPFGELASLFAAILHPDPQQAVERLQRRKALESAFREQQLSLAELLQAVWGSSGQARALLCIDQFEELFTHSDPATVRAYESQLIRLVEADLKGCTLLLVMRADFLAAALANEAFTRLLNQHSTELLPPMGSAELRAAIEQPARKQRVSVEPALTEALLDAVENQPGSLPLLQYVLSLLWEQRDGDGLRLDTYNQFGGLEKALEIRANSILAGFSDPEQEQAKHIFLRLIQPGEGSEDTRRRADLREFGDDPAARHIIQALADARLITTQQTDGNEAAFAEVSHEALIRHWGKLREWIADNRDALRTQHQISKGAKDWEDGGRDAAWLLTGSRLAVAQEWLKGNAGRASVLEAEFIEASIHERDRLKEEKEQQRQRELALQEEKRVLAEQKAEEQRKSLKKTRRLSWVMAMIALVMVVAAGFAWHFANESQMATQKAEASAEESRQRELEANYNLSKVFEEKALSLIPDKVISGEELAHPLQIRTAWLYGLDAAAQKVPEGKEAVLPTTLGRLSAIREQDLSSERKQIRESTIGSIRAVAYSPDGEVIAIGSDDNIVRLWDAKTGEMLDRLIGHGAGIFALVFSPDGKVIATGSGDNTVKLWDVYSGNLLKTLQAHTNWVRSVAYSPDGKVIASSSDDNTVRLWNTHNFTLLKTLQGHTESVWSVVFSPDGKVIATGSTDNTVCLWDVDTGKILKNLQAHTNRVRSVMYSPDGKVIATGSDDNMVRLWNAHNFTLLKTLLGHTESVWSVVFSPDGKIIATSSYDNTVRLWDIHSGKCIQILQGHTSLIWSVAFSPDGKTIATGSDDGTVRLWDMYHDVNRSILQGHTDSVNTVTYSSDGKLIATGSMDNTVKLWDTRNGALLKTLQGHIVSGWDATFVSVAFSPDSKVVAAGPSDNTVRLWDVRSGELLQTLQGHTGWVSSVAFSPDGNVIATGSVDNTVRLWDVNKGISLQTLQGHTSAVRSVDYSPDGKMIATGSDDNTVRLWDTQSSALLKTLQGHTNPIYAVKHSPDGKVIATGSGNLIRLWDVNSGTLLQTLQGHTSWVSSVAFSCNGKIIATGSDDNTIRLWDTQSGISLKTLQGHVEGVLALTFSPDNKVIATGSEDRTVRLWDVSSPVFRLIYDFEPAEVSAALRFIWEMDRDEWQIRQKPHFSSFKTRRFHPLLDVPSPDETKLAQVVRFLEAECAYKDPKQKADCEAKKS; this is translated from the coding sequence ATGCAGTCAGCACACCTCCCCATTGTGTTATTGCTGGGTGCAAAAAGTACCCTCAAGCCGCTTGCCTCCATACCCGCCGAACTTAGCACCCTCAAAGCCCTGTTGGAAGCGCGGCAGACGGACATTGCCCCGTTCGCCATCCAGTACGAACCGTATTTCACCCAAGAACAGCTCAAAACCACGCTTGACCAACTTGCCGGGCGGGTTGCCATCCTGCACTTCGCCGGGCATAGCGATGGCGGGGCATTGCTGTCCGACGACAAGGCGGTCTACGCGCAACACCTTGCCACCCATATCAGCACCTGGTCACGCCCACCTGACCTGATTTTCCTCAACGGTTGCCACAATGCCGCACAGGTGGAAGGATTCCATGCGGCGGGTGTGCCGGTGGTGATTGCCACCCACCGCGCCATTGATGACGGACAGGCGGCAGGTTTTGCGCGGGAATTCTACGCGGCACTGCTGGCGGATGGCGGGCAAGTGGCGTTGCAGGCAGCCTTTACACGGGCAGGTTCCAAGGTGCTGCTGTCCGAAGCGCGGCAGGCGCGTTCGCTGGACATCGACGCCTTCAAACAGGACGGTGAACAGGCGTGGGACTGGGGCTTGTTCCCGCGCCAGCCGCAGCAAGCGGAATGGACGTTGCGCCAGTTGCTGACCCAGGAACGCCCGCGTTTCGATGCCAACGGCGTGCTGCTCAACCCCTGCCGGGGGCTGGAAGCGTTCCGCGAGGAAGACCGGGCGTATTTCTTCGGGCGCGAAGCCCTAACCGGCGAACTGTGCGAGAAAATCCCCGCCACCCGCCTGTTTGCGTTGTGGGGGGCAAGCGGTAGCGGCAAATCCTCGCTGGTCAGTGCGGGGGTGATCCCGCGTTTGCGCGAAACCGGCGACTGGCTGATCCTCAAGACCCGCCCCGGCAATGCACCGTTCGGCGAACTCGCCAGCCTGTTTGCCGCCATCCTCCACCCCGACCCGCAACAGGCGGTGGAACGGCTGCAACGGCGCAAGGCACTGGAAAGCGCGTTTCGTGAACAGCAACTCAGCCTGGCAGAATTGCTGCAAGCCGTGTGGGGCAGCAGCGGGCAGGCGCGGGCGCTGCTGTGCATTGACCAGTTTGAGGAACTGTTCACCCATTCCGACCCCGCCACCGTGCGGGCGTATGAAAGCCAGTTGATCCGGCTGGTGGAAGCCGACCTCAAGGGTTGCACCCTGCTGTTGGTGATGCGGGCGGATTTCCTCGCCGCCGCGCTGGCAAACGAAGCCTTCACCCGCCTGCTCAACCAGCACAGCACCGAACTGCTGCCACCGATGGGGTCAGCGGAACTGCGTGCCGCCATCGAACAGCCCGCCCGTAAGCAGCGCGTCAGCGTCGAGCCAGCCCTGACCGAAGCCCTGCTGGATGCGGTCGAAAACCAGCCCGGCAGTTTGCCGCTGCTGCAATACGTCCTCAGCCTGCTGTGGGAACAGCGCGACGGCGACGGCCTGCGGCTCGACACTTACAACCAGTTCGGCGGGCTGGAAAAGGCACTCGAAATCCGCGCCAACAGCATCCTCGCCGGATTCTCTGACCCCGAACAGGAACAAGCCAAGCACATCTTCCTGCGCCTGATCCAGCCCGGCGAAGGCAGCGAAGACACCCGCCGCCGTGCCGACCTGCGCGAATTCGGCGACGACCCCGCCGCCCGCCACATTATCCAGGCACTGGCAGACGCCCGCCTGATCACCACCCAGCAAACCGACGGCAACGAAGCTGCCTTCGCCGAAGTCTCGCACGAAGCCCTGATCCGCCACTGGGGCAAACTGCGCGAGTGGATTGCTGACAACCGCGATGCGCTGCGCACCCAGCACCAGATCAGCAAAGGCGCGAAGGATTGGGAGGATGGTGGGCGTGATGCTGCGTGGTTGCTGACAGGCTCGCGGTTGGCGGTGGCGCAGGAGTGGTTGAAAGGGAATGCAGGGCGGGCGTCAGTGCTGGAGGCGGAATTCATCGAAGCTAGCATCCATGAGCGGGATCGGTTGAAGGAGGAAAAGGAACAACAACGCCAACGCGAACTGGCCTTGCAGGAAGAAAAGCGGGTGTTGGCTGAGCAGAAGGCTGAGGAACAGCGCAAATCATTGAAGAAAACTCGGCGATTGTCGTGGGTGATGGCGATGATTGCGCTGGTGATGGTTGTGGCGGCAGGGTTTGCCTGGCATTTTGCCAATGAATCCCAAATGGCAACACAAAAGGCAGAAGCATCAGCGGAAGAATCCAGACAGCGCGAATTAGAGGCCAACTACAACTTGAGCAAGGTGTTTGAGGAAAAGGCATTGTCACTCATCCCGGACAAGGTGATCAGCGGTGAAGAACTTGCCCATCCACTGCAAATACGTACTGCTTGGTTGTATGGGCTGGATGCTGCCGCACAGAAAGTGCCGGAGGGCAAGGAGGCAGTATTGCCAACCACTTTGGGGCGATTGAGTGCCATCCGCGAACAGGATTTGTCAAGCGAACGCAAACAAATTCGTGAGTCCACTATCGGCAGCATTCGTGCAGTAGCATATAGCCCAGATGGTGAGGTTATCGCTATCGGTTCGGATGACAACATAGTGCGGTTGTGGGATGCGAAGACAGGTGAGATGCTAGATAGACTGATTGGTCACGGTGCGGGTATATTTGCATTAGTGTTTAGTCCAGATGGCAAAGTAATCGCTACCGGTTCAGGTGATAATACAGTGAAGCTGTGGGATGTATACAGCGGTAATCTCCTGAAAACGCTACAAGCTCATACCAACTGGGTACGTTCAGTCGCATATAGCCCGGATGGCAAGGTAATTGCCTCCAGTTCTGATGACAACACCGTTCGACTATGGAACACGCACAACTTTACACTCCTGAAAACCTTACAAGGTCATACAGAATCTGTTTGGTCGGTTGTGTTCAGCCCCGATGGTAAAGTAATCGCCACAGGTTCGACTGATAACACGGTTTGTCTGTGGGATGTGGACACGGGCAAAATTCTGAAAAACCTGCAAGCTCATACCAACCGGGTACGTTCAGTTATGTATAGCCCAGATGGCAAAGTAATCGCCACAGGTTCAGATGACAACATGGTGCGACTATGGAACGCACATAACTTCACACTCCTGAAAACCCTACTTGGTCATACAGAATCTGTTTGGTCGGTTGTGTTTAGCCCAGATGGGAAAATCATTGCGACGAGTTCGTATGACAACACCGTGAGACTGTGGGATATACACAGTGGTAAATGTATCCAAATCCTGCAAGGTCATACTTCCCTCATTTGGTCAGTAGCATTTAGCCCAGATGGCAAGACAATTGCTACTGGTTCGGATGACGGAACAGTACGGCTGTGGGATATGTATCACGATGTAAACCGGTCAATCCTGCAAGGTCATACCGATTCTGTCAATACAGTAACCTACAGCTCAGATGGAAAGCTGATTGCAACAGGATCAATGGATAATACCGTGAAGCTGTGGGATACACGTAACGGTGCACTCCTGAAAACGTTGCAAGGTCATATCGTTTCGGGCTGGGATGCGACTTTCGTATCAGTAGCGTTCAGCCCAGATAGCAAGGTAGTCGCTGCGGGTCCGTCCGATAACACTGTGCGGCTGTGGGATGTACGCAGCGGTGAACTCTTGCAAACTTTGCAGGGTCATACCGGGTGGGTGAGTTCTGTAGCATTCAGCCCAGATGGTAACGTGATTGCTACTGGCTCGGTTGACAATACGGTACGACTATGGGATGTGAACAAAGGTATTTCCTTACAAACTCTACAAGGTCATACCAGTGCTGTTCGGTCGGTAGATTACAGCCCTGACGGCAAGATGATTGCTACTGGCTCAGATGACAACACTGTGCGACTGTGGGATACACAAAGCAGCGCTCTCCTTAAAACTCTGCAAGGACATACCAACCCAATTTATGCAGTGAAGCACAGCCCAGACGGCAAGGTAATTGCCACTGGCTCCGGCAATTTGATACGGCTGTGGGATGTAAATAGCGGTACACTCCTGCAAACCTTGCAAGGTCATACCAGTTGGGTCAGCTCAGTGGCATTTAGTTGCAATGGTAAGATAATTGCCACCGGTTCGGATGACAATACAATACGATTGTGGGACACACAAAGCGGCATATCTCTGAAAACCCTACAAGGTCATGTTGAAGGGGTACTTGCACTGACGTTCAGCCCAGACAACAAGGTAATAGCTACTGGTTCGGAAGATAGAACAGTACGGCTATGGGACGTAAGTAGTCCAGTTTTTCGCCTAATTTATGATTTTGAACCAGCAGAGGTATCTGCTGCCTTGCGGTTCATTTGGGAAATGGATAGGGATGAATGGCAGATTCGCCAGAAACCACATTTCTCATCCTTTAAAACCCGTCGTTTCCATCCACTGCTGGATGTGCCGAGTCCTGACGAAACCAAACTGGCTCAGGTTGTCCGTTTCCTCGAAGCCGAATGCGCCTACAAAGACCCCAAGCAAAAGGCGGACTGTGAGGCGAAAAAGTCATGA
- a CDS encoding SUMF1/EgtB/PvdO family nonheme iron enzyme — MPGITCPNQAASAKVTNACVTESKRVVRGGLWSDSAQNVRTVYRSSEEQDKSGSHIGFRLALDF, encoded by the coding sequence ATGCCCGGAATCACGTGCCCGAATCAAGCAGCATCTGCCAAAGTCACGAATGCCTGTGTGACAGAGAGTAAACGTGTTGTCCGTGGTGGCCTGTGGAGCGATAGCGCCCAGAATGTACGCACAGTCTATCGTTCGAGTGAAGAGCAGGATAAAAGTGGTAGCCACATTGGTTTCCGGCTTGCTCTGGATTTCTAA
- a CDS encoding Fe-Mn family superoxide dismutase — protein MAHTLPELPFAKDALAPHMSAETLEFHHDKHHNAYVTNLNNLIPGTQFESMSLEDIVKSAPAGGVYNNAAQVWNHTFFWNCLKPNGGGAPTGALAAAIDAKWGSFDAFKTAFTASAVGNFGSAWTWLVKKADGSVDIVNMGAAGTPLTTGDTALLCVDVWEHAYYIDYRNLRPKFVETFLNSLANWEFAEKNFAA, from the coding sequence ATGGCTCATACCCTGCCAGAACTGCCTTTCGCGAAAGACGCACTTGCCCCACACATGTCAGCCGAAACGCTGGAATTCCACCACGACAAGCACCACAACGCTTACGTGACTAACCTGAACAACCTGATTCCCGGTACTCAGTTTGAAAGCATGAGTCTGGAAGACATCGTGAAATCCGCACCGGCTGGCGGCGTTTACAACAATGCAGCGCAAGTGTGGAACCACACCTTCTTCTGGAACTGCCTGAAGCCAAATGGCGGCGGCGCACCGACTGGCGCATTGGCTGCTGCCATTGATGCGAAATGGGGTTCTTTTGACGCATTCAAAACCGCCTTCACCGCTTCTGCTGTGGGCAATTTCGGTTCTGCGTGGACTTGGTTGGTCAAGAAAGCTGACGGTTCAGTAGATATCGTGAACATGGGTGCGGCTGGCACGCCGTTGACTACTGGCGATACAGCCCTGCTGTGCGTGGACGTGTGGGAACATGCGTACTACATCGACTATCGCAACCTGCGTCCTAAATTCGTTGAGACCTTCCTGAACTCGCTGGCGAACTGGGAGTTTGCTGAGAAGAATTTCGCAGCGTAA